From a single Brassica napus cultivar Da-Ae chromosome C9, Da-Ae, whole genome shotgun sequence genomic region:
- the LOC106404407 gene encoding uncharacterized protein At3g43530-like translates to MAGRGRGRKKSQQKKSTKRNSAPVEEQHVEELSTENDSDDLSAHGIESDNQGTDNQSASSQECQPLPPDELCFKNTEFTQTCKIQSKCYVTETVKFLKKARFKPELQWFENHPQFCHFFHMPDEPNLKLQGMWMLLLRTVPLHESEDTSWFAVNGVPIRYSMREHALISGLDCHDYPAKYKKIGSFAFVDRHFKSHKEITMLSVREKLLSMSACGDRLKMAVLYFLGTIIRGKGRYNAPFDPFILRIVNDVEVCKTFPWGRLTFEDALRSITRVMKHLKGKPKNNVNFPGFIIPLEILAFECIPALKARFREGVEGCMSKCPRMCKKRFQSNSMKGYPLEDLYDTLGEIKVIESVLVPTVDEELM, encoded by the exons ATGGCAGGCCGAGGTCGAGGGAGAAAAAAATCTCAGCAGAAAAAGTCCACAAAAAGAAACAGTGCTCCTGTAGAAGAGCAGCATGTAGAAGAACTTTCAACAGAGAATGATAGTGATGATCTGTCAGCACACGGAATTGAGTCTGATAATCAGGGAACCGATAATCAGTCTGCATCATCTCAG GAGTGCCAACCACTGCCACCTGATGAGCTATGTTTCAAGAACACCGAGTTCACCCAGACGTGTAAGATACAGAGCAAGTGTTATGTGACCGAGACGGTGAAGTTTCTGAAGAAGGCTAGGTTTAAGCCTGAGCTCCAGTGGTTTGAAAACCACCCTCAGTTTTGCCATTTTTTCCACATGCCCGATGAACCAAACTTGAAGCTGCAGGGTATGTGGATGCTTCTACTGCGCACTGTTCCTTTACATGAGTCAGAGGACACATCTTGGTTTGCTGTTAATGGAGTGCCCATTCGGTATTCAATGAGAGAGCATGCTCTCATCTCGGGATTGGACTGCCATGACTACCCGGCTAAGTATAAGAAGATTGGAAGCTTTGCGTTTGTAGACAGGCATTTCAAATCACATAAGGAGATCACTATGCTATCTGTGAGAGAGAAGTTGTTGAGTATGAGTGCGTGTGGGGATCGGCTCAAAATGGCAGTGCTTTACTTCTTAGGCACGATTATCAGAGGGAAGGGAAGGTATAATGCCCCGTTCGACCCTTTCATATTAAGAATCGTCAACGATGTGGAGGTTTGTAAAACCTTTCCTTGGGGTCGGTTGACGTTTGAAGATGCTCTCCGGTCCATCACTCGCGTGATGAAGCATCTGAAAGGGAAACCTAAGAATAATGTCAACTTTCCCGGGTTCATAATTCCTTTGGAG ATTCTGGCATTTGAGTGTATCCCAGCTCTGAAAGCACGATTTAGAGAAGGTGTAGAAGGCTGTATGAGTAAGTGTCCGAGGATGTGTAAAAAGCGGTTCCAAAGTAACAGCATGAAGGGCTATCCTCTTGAGGATTTGTACGACACACTTGGAGAAATTAAG GTTATTGAAAGTGTTCTTGTTCCTACTGTTGATGAGGAACTTATGTAA
- the LOC106402727 gene encoding pentatricopeptide repeat-containing protein At2g01740, with the protein MVREALQFLSRLRKSSSFPDPLTCNKHIHRLINSCCGVLSLKLVAYLVSRGYTPHRSSFNSIVSLLCKSGQVKFAEDIVRAMPKFGSLPDVVSYNSLIDGYCRNGDVGNASLVFERLRRVSDGLFICRPDVVSFNSLFNGFGKKKMLVEVFVYMGVMFKCCSPNVVTYSTWIDAFCKSGELELGLKSFRFMKRDGLAPNVVTFTCLIDGYCKSGVGLEVAVSLYEEMRRAGMSINVVTYSALIDGFCKQGEMQRGEELYLQMRDDGLEPNSLVYTAFIDGYFKNGDADNAMKFLAKMLNQGMKLDTAAYGVIVSGLCGNGKVKEAAEVVDDMEKGGLLPDEMILTTMMNGYFKSGRVKDAVKVYGEFIARGFEPDVVALTALIDGLAKSGRLHEAVAYFCKERANDVMYTVVIDALCKEGDFIEVERLFEAGLVADKFMYTCWIAGLCKQGNLVGAFKLKTKMVQEGLELDLLTCTTFINGLASKGLMVEARQVFDEMLRREIRPDSAVFDLLIRAYEKEGDITAASELFLDMQTRGLVTVVSDADCSKQCDNEVTCT; encoded by the coding sequence ATGGTCAGAGAAGCTCTCCAATTTCTCTCTCGCCTGAGAAAGTCTTCGTCTTTCCCAGACCCACTCACCTGCAACAAGCACATCCATCGGCTCATCAACTCCTGCTGCGGCGTCCTCTCTCTCAAACTCGTAGCTTACCTAGTCTCCAGAGGCTACACTCCTCATCGCTCTTCCTTCAATTCAATCGTATCGCTTCTTTGCAAATCAGGGCAGGTTAAATTCGCTGAAGACATCGTTCGGGCCATGCCCAAGTTCGGATCTTTACCAGATGTTGTGTCTTATAACTCTCTGATCGATGGGTACTGTAGAAACGGCGATGTGGGTAATGCTAGTTTGGTGTTTGAGAGGCTAAGAAGAGTCTCTGATGGTTTGTTTATCTGCAGACCTGATGTGGTTAGCTTCAACTCCTTGTTTAATGGGTTTggcaagaagaagatgttggtggaGGTTTTTGTGTATATGGGtgttatgttcaagtgctgttCGCCGAATGTTGTTACTTACAGTACTTGGATCGACGCGTTCTGCAAATCCGGGGAGTTGGAATTGGGGTTGAAGAGCTTTAGGTTTATGAAGAGAGATGGTTTGGCTCCAAATGTGGTTACTTTCACTTGTTTGATCGACGGGTATTGCAAATCCGGGGTGGGCTTGGAGGTTGCGGTTTCGCTATACGAAGAAATGAGACGCGCTGGGATGTCTATTAACGTTGTTACTTACAGTGCGTTGATAGATGGGTTCTGCAAACAAGGGGAAATGCAGAGGGGCGAGGAGTTGTATTTGCAAATGCGCGATGATGGATTGGAGCCTAACTCTCTTGTATACACCGCGTTTATCGACGGGTATTTCAAGAATGGCGATGCTGATAACGCCATGAAGTTTCTTGCCAAAATGCTTAACCAAGGGATGAAGCTTGATACCGCGGCTTACGGTGTAATCGTATCGGGACTCTGCGGTAACGGTAAAGTGAAGGAGGCAGCAGAGGTGGTAGATGATATGGAGAAAGGTGGTTTACTTCCCGATGAGATGATTTTGACGACGATGATGAATGGTTATTTTAAATCCGGGCGGGTGAAGGATGCGGTTAAGGTGTACGGCGAGTTCATAGCGAGAGGGTTTGAGCCTGATGTTGTAGCGCTTACGGCTCTGATCGATGGGCTTGCGAAGAGCGGGCGGCTACATGAAGCTGTAGCTTATTTCTGCAAGGAGAGAGCTAATGATGTTATGTACACCGTGGTTATCGATGCTTTGTGCAAAGAAGGAGACTTTATAGAAGTTGAGAGACTCTTTGAAGCTGGACTTGTTGCGGATAAGTTCATGTACACTTGTTGGATTGCTGGTTTGTGTAAGCAAGGGAACTTGGTGGGTGCGTTtaagttaaaaaccaaaatgGTTCAAGAGGGTCTCGAGCTCGACTTGCTGACGTGCACGACATTTATCAACGGTTTAGCTAGCAAGGGGTTGATGGTGGAGGCTAGACAGGTTTTCGACGAAATGCTGAGAAGAGAGATTAGACCTGATTCAGCTGTGTTTGATCTGTTGATTAGAGCTTATGAAAAAGAGGGAGACATAACTGCTGCTTCAGAGTTGTTTCTTGATATGCAAACGAGAGGGCTTGTAACAGTGGTAAGTGATGCGGATTGCAGTAAACAATGTGACAATGAAGTCACCTGTACTTAA